One window of Perca flavescens isolate YP-PL-M2 chromosome 15, PFLA_1.0, whole genome shotgun sequence genomic DNA carries:
- the strada gene encoding STE20-related kinase adapter protein alpha isoform X2: protein MSFLAHEDSQESLTPLPHRDTMGSFLPDSSSYELLTVIGRGLDDLMTVNLARYKPTGEHVAIRRIDLEPCTNDMVTYLQGELHVSKLFHHSSILPYKSVFIAENELWVITPFMAYGSARDLICTHFADGMTELTIAYILLGMLKALEYIHHMGYVHRSVKASHVLISADGQVCMSGLRSIFSLIRHGQRARVVHDFPQYSVKVLPWLSPEVLQQNLQGYDSRSDIYSLGITACELANGHVPFKDMPATQMLLEKLNGTVPCLLDTTTIPPEELSMKPSRSGADSGICECPGAGGGRHSNGEPSSSSGGHPYNRTFSPHFHAFVELCLQREPEKRPSATTLIGHPFFKQIKRRPSEALPELLRPVSAITSLEISQLQDSPSGLASLESGLSHLEVDDWDF, encoded by the exons ATGTCTTTTCTT GCCCATGAGGACAGCCAGGAGAGTCTGACCCCCCTCCCACATCGGGACACCATGGGTAGCTTCCTCCCTGACAGCAGCTCCTACGAGCTCCTCACCGTTATCG GCCGGGGCTTGGACGACTTGATGACAGTGAACCTGGCTCGATACAAACCCACCGGGGAGCACGTAGCCATCCGACGGATTGACTTGGAGCCGTGCACTAATGACATGGTTACCTACCTGCAG GGCGAACTACATGTATCAAAGTTGTTTCACCACTCCAGTATTCTACCCTACAAGAGCGTCTTCATAGCTGAGAATGAGCTGTGGGTCATCACCCCCTTCATGGCTTATG GGTCAGCCAGAGATCTGATCTGCACACATTTTGCTGATGGAATGACTGAGCTGACAATTGCATACATTTTACTGGGCATGCTCAAAGCTCTTGAATACATCCACCACATGGGATATGTGCACCG GAGTGTGAAGGCCAGCCATGTGTTGATCTCAGCTGACGGACAGGTCTGCATGTCAGGTCTACGGAGCATCTTCAGTCTGATCCGTCATGGCCAGAGGGCCAGAGTTGTCCATGACTTTCCCCAGTATAGTGTTAAGGTGCTCCCCTGGCTCAGCCCTGAGGTGCTGCAGCAG AACCTGCAGGGCTACGACTCTCGGTCAGACATCTACAGCCTCGGCATCACAGCCTGTGAACTGGCCAATGGACATGTGCCCTTCAAAGACATGCCAGCTACACAG ATGCTGCTGGAGAAGCTAAATGGAACGGTGCCGTGTTTACTGGACACTACCACTATCCCACCAGAGGAGCTGTCAATGAAACCGTCTCGCTCTGGGGCTGACTCCGGGATCTGCGAGTGTCCAGGAGCTGGAGGTGGTCGCCACTCCAACGGAGAGCCCTCCTCCTCGTCAGGGGGACACCCCTACAACCGGACGTTCTCCCCGCACTTCCACGCCTTTGTCGAGCTGTGTCTACAGCGAGAGCCAGAAAAGAG aCCATCTGCCACCACTCTCATAGGTCATCCCTTCTTCAAACAG ATCAAACGCCGGCCTTCGGAGGCGCTGCCTGAGCTGTTGCGGCCTGTGTCGGCAATCACCAGCTTGGAGATCTCCCAGCTGCAGGACTCTCCCTCCGGACTGGCCAGTCTGGAGTCAGGTCTCAGCCACCTGGAGGTGGACGACTGGGACTTCTGA
- the strada gene encoding STE20-related kinase adapter protein alpha isoform X3, translating into MGSFLPDSSSYELLTVIGRGLDDLMTVNLARYKPTGEHVAIRRIDLEPCTNDMVTYLQGELHVSKLFHHSSILPYKSVFIAENELWVITPFMAYGSARDLICTHFADGMTELTIAYILLGMLKALEYIHHMGYVHRSVKASHVLISADGQVCMSGLRSIFSLIRHGQRARVVHDFPQYSVKVLPWLSPEVLQQNLQGYDSRSDIYSLGITACELANGHVPFKDMPATQMLLEKLNGTVPCLLDTTTIPPEELSMKPSRSGADSGICECPGAGGGRHSNGEPSSSSGGHPYNRTFSPHFHAFVELCLQREPEKRPSATTLIGHPFFKQIKRRPSEALPELLRPVSAITSLEISQLQDSPSGLASLESGLSHLEVDDWDF; encoded by the exons ATGGGTAGCTTCCTCCCTGACAGCAGCTCCTACGAGCTCCTCACCGTTATCG GCCGGGGCTTGGACGACTTGATGACAGTGAACCTGGCTCGATACAAACCCACCGGGGAGCACGTAGCCATCCGACGGATTGACTTGGAGCCGTGCACTAATGACATGGTTACCTACCTGCAG GGCGAACTACATGTATCAAAGTTGTTTCACCACTCCAGTATTCTACCCTACAAGAGCGTCTTCATAGCTGAGAATGAGCTGTGGGTCATCACCCCCTTCATGGCTTATG GGTCAGCCAGAGATCTGATCTGCACACATTTTGCTGATGGAATGACTGAGCTGACAATTGCATACATTTTACTGGGCATGCTCAAAGCTCTTGAATACATCCACCACATGGGATATGTGCACCG GAGTGTGAAGGCCAGCCATGTGTTGATCTCAGCTGACGGACAGGTCTGCATGTCAGGTCTACGGAGCATCTTCAGTCTGATCCGTCATGGCCAGAGGGCCAGAGTTGTCCATGACTTTCCCCAGTATAGTGTTAAGGTGCTCCCCTGGCTCAGCCCTGAGGTGCTGCAGCAG AACCTGCAGGGCTACGACTCTCGGTCAGACATCTACAGCCTCGGCATCACAGCCTGTGAACTGGCCAATGGACATGTGCCCTTCAAAGACATGCCAGCTACACAG ATGCTGCTGGAGAAGCTAAATGGAACGGTGCCGTGTTTACTGGACACTACCACTATCCCACCAGAGGAGCTGTCAATGAAACCGTCTCGCTCTGGGGCTGACTCCGGGATCTGCGAGTGTCCAGGAGCTGGAGGTGGTCGCCACTCCAACGGAGAGCCCTCCTCCTCGTCAGGGGGACACCCCTACAACCGGACGTTCTCCCCGCACTTCCACGCCTTTGTCGAGCTGTGTCTACAGCGAGAGCCAGAAAAGAG aCCATCTGCCACCACTCTCATAGGTCATCCCTTCTTCAAACAG ATCAAACGCCGGCCTTCGGAGGCGCTGCCTGAGCTGTTGCGGCCTGTGTCGGCAATCACCAGCTTGGAGATCTCCCAGCTGCAGGACTCTCCCTCCGGACTGGCCAGTCTGGAGTCAGGTCTCAGCCACCTGGAGGTGGACGACTGGGACTTCTGA
- the strada gene encoding STE20-related kinase adapter protein alpha isoform X1: MSFLRWVTEKLSVESLRDLELFGEQAQGLSHRKAHEDSQESLTPLPHRDTMGSFLPDSSSYELLTVIGRGLDDLMTVNLARYKPTGEHVAIRRIDLEPCTNDMVTYLQGELHVSKLFHHSSILPYKSVFIAENELWVITPFMAYGSARDLICTHFADGMTELTIAYILLGMLKALEYIHHMGYVHRSVKASHVLISADGQVCMSGLRSIFSLIRHGQRARVVHDFPQYSVKVLPWLSPEVLQQNLQGYDSRSDIYSLGITACELANGHVPFKDMPATQMLLEKLNGTVPCLLDTTTIPPEELSMKPSRSGADSGICECPGAGGGRHSNGEPSSSSGGHPYNRTFSPHFHAFVELCLQREPEKRPSATTLIGHPFFKQIKRRPSEALPELLRPVSAITSLEISQLQDSPSGLASLESGLSHLEVDDWDF; the protein is encoded by the exons ATGTCTTTTCTT CGTTGGGTAACTGAGAAACTGAGTGTGGAGAGCCTGCGGGATTTGGAGTTATTTGGAG AGCAAGCTCAGGGACTCTCTCACAGGAAA GCCCATGAGGACAGCCAGGAGAGTCTGACCCCCCTCCCACATCGGGACACCATGGGTAGCTTCCTCCCTGACAGCAGCTCCTACGAGCTCCTCACCGTTATCG GCCGGGGCTTGGACGACTTGATGACAGTGAACCTGGCTCGATACAAACCCACCGGGGAGCACGTAGCCATCCGACGGATTGACTTGGAGCCGTGCACTAATGACATGGTTACCTACCTGCAG GGCGAACTACATGTATCAAAGTTGTTTCACCACTCCAGTATTCTACCCTACAAGAGCGTCTTCATAGCTGAGAATGAGCTGTGGGTCATCACCCCCTTCATGGCTTATG GGTCAGCCAGAGATCTGATCTGCACACATTTTGCTGATGGAATGACTGAGCTGACAATTGCATACATTTTACTGGGCATGCTCAAAGCTCTTGAATACATCCACCACATGGGATATGTGCACCG GAGTGTGAAGGCCAGCCATGTGTTGATCTCAGCTGACGGACAGGTCTGCATGTCAGGTCTACGGAGCATCTTCAGTCTGATCCGTCATGGCCAGAGGGCCAGAGTTGTCCATGACTTTCCCCAGTATAGTGTTAAGGTGCTCCCCTGGCTCAGCCCTGAGGTGCTGCAGCAG AACCTGCAGGGCTACGACTCTCGGTCAGACATCTACAGCCTCGGCATCACAGCCTGTGAACTGGCCAATGGACATGTGCCCTTCAAAGACATGCCAGCTACACAG ATGCTGCTGGAGAAGCTAAATGGAACGGTGCCGTGTTTACTGGACACTACCACTATCCCACCAGAGGAGCTGTCAATGAAACCGTCTCGCTCTGGGGCTGACTCCGGGATCTGCGAGTGTCCAGGAGCTGGAGGTGGTCGCCACTCCAACGGAGAGCCCTCCTCCTCGTCAGGGGGACACCCCTACAACCGGACGTTCTCCCCGCACTTCCACGCCTTTGTCGAGCTGTGTCTACAGCGAGAGCCAGAAAAGAG aCCATCTGCCACCACTCTCATAGGTCATCCCTTCTTCAAACAG ATCAAACGCCGGCCTTCGGAGGCGCTGCCTGAGCTGTTGCGGCCTGTGTCGGCAATCACCAGCTTGGAGATCTCCCAGCTGCAGGACTCTCCCTCCGGACTGGCCAGTCTGGAGTCAGGTCTCAGCCACCTGGAGGTGGACGACTGGGACTTCTGA